The Clostridium sporogenes region AATCATTCCTGTTTCTTCAGACACTACTATAGTTATAGAATCCGAATTCTCTGATATACCTATAGCAGCCCTATGTCTCGTGCCTAATTTTTTATTTATATCTGTATTTTGGGTTAGGGGTAAAAAACATCCTGCAGATATTATTCTATCATTTCTTATAATTGTAGCTCCATCATGTAATGGAGTATTTACAACAAATATATTTTCTAATAGTGCTGATGATACCATAGCATCTAATTTAGTTCCTGTATTTATTATTTCTCCTAATCCAGTAAATTGTTCAATAACTATTAATGCTCCTGTTCTACTTTTTGAAAGATTATCTACTGCTACTATAATACTATCTATGACTTTGGCCATTATTTCTTCATCCTGTAGCAAATGTTTGTCCGTAAATGCGCTTCTTCCTATATGTTCAAGAGCTCTTCGTATTTCTGGCTGAAAAATTATAACAAAAGATAATACCCCTATAGTTAGTGTTTTTGTTAATATCCAACTTAACATAGTTAGATGTAACAAACTACTTATGGGTATTAGTATTATTATAAGTATTATACCTTTTAATAATTGTTCTGCTCTAGTTTCTTTTATTAACATATAACTTTTATAAAAAATATAAGATACTACTAATATATCTAATATAGAATATATACTAATATTTTTTACAGAATTAACTACCATATCCAAAAATTCCAATTATAAGTCACCCCTTAAAATAACTATATACCTCAATTATACACTATTTAATTATTTTTATATCATAGTTAAAATAATTTTATTATTTTTTTTATATTTTTTTAAGTATTAAAAAATAATTTGTGGTTATACTATTATTAGCCTAAGTTTATTAAAACACGGGGAAACCAAATTTTGGGGTGAATCGTAAAATTACGTAGGTTATACCTTTTCCGAACCCGTCAGCTAACCTCGTAGGCAAAAGGAGTGAGAAAATGAAAAAATATTTTTTATTGAATGTAATTATAGTCTTAACTATAATTATTTTTAGTTCATCTTGGAATAAATCTATAGCTGCTTTTTCTTATATGCATAATTACAATATTGATAATTCTGAAGATATTCAGGTTATCAACTATACAAATAAAAAAATATATCTTACGAAAGATGATATATACTTAATGGCTCAAGTAGTTCAAGCTGAAAGTGAATCTGAACCTTTTGAAGGTAAAATAGCAGTAGCCTCTGTGATTTTAAACAGAACTGTAACACCTGGTTTTCCTAAAACTATAGATAGTGTTATAAAACAAAAAAATGCCTTTTCTTGTCTAAATAAAAATGGATCAATATCTAAAATACCAGATAAAGCAAGCTTTGAAGCAGTAGAACAGGCTTTAAAAGGAAAAGATCCTACAAATAACGCTCTTTATTTTTATAACCCTAAAATATCTACCTGTAATTGGATGAACAATGTGTCTAAAAATAATAAAAAAATAATAGGTAATCATGTATTTTTTAAAACTAATTAAATACTTTATATTTTATAAAATATTTTATAAAAAATCAAAAGGATTTAGTACATAAACAAAATTGAAATTATGTGCTAAATCCTATTTTATTGATTTGTAAAATATATTTATACTTAGCTAGGTACAAATTTTATTCGAATATAACAAAAATATCCCTATTATTTTTGTTTATGAATTAATTTTATCTAAATAAGAAACCGCACTTAATGCTGCAATTTGGCCTTCTCCTGCAGACTTTATATATTGATATGGTTTTCCAGTGCAATCCCCCGCAGCAAAGCATCCTGATATATTAGTTTGCATTTTTCTATCAACCTTTATATGTTCATCTTCCATTTCTAAACCTGGTACTAATTGTGAAGGAGATACACTATCTTTTAAAACAAAAATACCATCTGCTTCTATTTC contains the following coding sequences:
- the cdaA gene encoding diadenylate cyclase CdaA; protein product: MEFLDMVVNSVKNISIYSILDILVVSYIFYKSYMLIKETRAEQLLKGIILIIILIPISSLLHLTMLSWILTKTLTIGVLSFVIIFQPEIRRALEHIGRSAFTDKHLLQDEEIMAKVIDSIIVAVDNLSKSRTGALIVIEQFTGLGEIINTGTKLDAMVSSALLENIFVVNTPLHDGATIIRNDRIISAGCFLPLTQNTDINKKLGTRHRAAIGISENSDSITIVVSEETGMISLAVNGQLTRGYDKEKLKDIMIKIIKKGFDEDSTFRGQVVEWAKKVKQKI
- a CDS encoding cell wall hydrolase; this encodes MKKYFLLNVIIVLTIIIFSSSWNKSIAAFSYMHNYNIDNSEDIQVINYTNKKIYLTKDDIYLMAQVVQAESESEPFEGKIAVASVILNRTVTPGFPKTIDSVIKQKNAFSCLNKNGSISKIPDKASFEAVEQALKGKDPTNNALYFYNPKISTCNWMNNVSKNNKKIIGNHVFFKTN